The DNA segment AACCATCGCGCAGAGCGACAACCTGGTTGACCCCGGTGGTGGATAACTCATCCAGTCCGTCAGCCCCATGCACTACGAAAGCGCATCGTGTACCAAGCCCACGCAAGACGTTAGCCAACGGTTCGGCTAAGGCTGGACTATAAACACCAAGCACCTGCACGTTGGCTGAGGCTGGATTGGTCAAGGGACCCAGGATGTTAAAGATGGTGCGCGCCCCGATCTCACGGCGAGGTCCGATAGCGTGCTTCATGGCTGGATGGTGGAGGGGAGCAAAAAGGAAGCCGATGCCCACTTCATCTATACAGCGAGCCACCTGATCTGGGGTGATCTCCAGCCGAATGCCCAGGGCCTGAAATAGGTCGGCACTGCCACAGTGGCTGGAGACGGCCCTGTTGCCGTGCTTAGCCACAGCCAACCCGGCGCCGGCTACGACGAAGGCGGCAATGGTTGACACGTTGAATGTGCCTGAGCCGTCGCCTCCCGTGCCACAGGTATCTACCAGTACCTCCCTGTTCACCCTCACGGGGATGGCATTGGCTCGCATAGCTCGCGCGCAACCGATAATCTCCTCTATAGTTTCCCCCTTCATGCGCAGGGCCACCAGGAAGGCCGCAATCTGGACCGGGGTAGCCTCCCCATGCATTATTTCCTGCATTACCGCCTCAGCCTCAGTCTCGCTCAGATGTTGGCGCTCCATCACTTTCGCTATCGTTTCCTTAATCACGTTTCTAAACCTCCTTCTCCAGTCTTATCCTACAATACCCAGAAAGTTTCGGAGTATCTGCTTGCCCTCCTTGGTCAAAATGGATTCCGGGTGGAACTGCACTCCATTCAGGGGATACTCTTTGTGCCTTATCCCCATAAGCTCCCCTTCGAGCGTGCGGGCCGAGATCTCCAGACACTCCGGCAGTGGTTCTTCCAAAATAAGCGAATGATAGCGCGTGGCCGTGAAAGGATTGGGGATACCGTGAAAGATGTCCCGCCCATCGTGATAGATTTCTGAGGTCTTGCCGTGCATCAAGCGAGAGGCCCTGACCACCCGTCCACCCAGGGCATAACCGATACATTGGTGCCCCAGACATACGCCCAGAATGGGTATGCTCTGATGAAAGCGTCGAATGAGGTCATTGCAGATGCCTGCCTCCGCCGGCCTGCCGGGGCCAGGAGAGATGACGATGCGGGATGGTGCCAGCTGGGCTACCTCATCGAGCGAGATCTGGTCGTTCCGATAGACGACGAGCTCTGCTCCCAATTCACCGATGAGCTGAACAAGGTTGTAAGTGAAGGAATCGTAATTATCAATGACCAGAATCATCGGCGCCTCCTATACTGTCCCCTCTTCCGCGATATGGATGGCTCGCTCCAAAGCCTTTATCTTGCTCACCGTCTCGTGATACTCCCGCTCGGGGTCCGAATCAGCCACGATGCCCGCCCCTGCCTGCAAATAGGCCGTATTATCTACCATAACGATTG comes from the Chloroflexota bacterium genome and includes:
- a CDS encoding aminodeoxychorismate/anthranilate synthase component II: MILVIDNYDSFTYNLVQLIGELGAELVVYRNDQISLDEVAQLAPSRIVISPGPGRPAEAGICNDLIRRFHQSIPILGVCLGHQCIGYALGGRVVRASRLMHGKTSEIYHDGRDIFHGIPNPFTATRYHSLILEEPLPECLEISARTLEGELMGIRHKEYPLNGVQFHPESILTKEGKQILRNFLGIVG
- the trpD gene encoding anthranilate phosphoribosyltransferase, translated to MIKETIAKVMERQHLSETEAEAVMQEIMHGEATPVQIAAFLVALRMKGETIEEIIGCARAMRANAIPVRVNREVLVDTCGTGGDGSGTFNVSTIAAFVVAGAGLAVAKHGNRAVSSHCGSADLFQALGIRLEITPDQVARCIDEVGIGFLFAPLHHPAMKHAIGPRREIGARTIFNILGPLTNPASANVQVLGVYSPALAEPLANVLRGLGTRCAFVVHGADGLDELSTTGVNQVVALRDGSVKTYPLDPQELGLPKSNLAELRGGDVSENVRIAYHVLRGEPGPARDIVLLNAAAALVAGGKASALQEGLEVAAESIDTGRALRTLEKLISLTQDFAPKESA